CCCAATTACCGGCCAGCATGACCTCGGAGAGCGAATAGTCTGCGACGACGTCGCGGTAATCCACACCGACGGCCGCCAGCGCAAGCGCAACGACGAGACCGGTCCTGTCCTTGCCTGCCGTGCAGTGCAGTGCACCAGGATTGGGCGATCGTCGGACTCTGCGATTACGCGCACCGCGCGAGCCAGCCGTACGCCACACCGATCAATGGCCTGTTCGTACATTGCCGCGAGGTCCAAACTTGTTTTGCGAGGGTCTATTTCATTCTCGAAGATGGGGAGATGGAACTGCCTCAGATCCAAACCCGCGAGGGCATTCGGGGCTTTGTCCAGCTCCTCCTGGTCGCGTAGGTCGATGACGAGCGCAAGCCCTCGAGCGCGGAGAACCTCGCGGTCCGCCTGGCTGAGACTGTGAAGAGCGTCCGAGCGAAAAAGTTTGTTCCACTTGGTGGTAAGCCCTCCGCGGGCGGCGTAGCCCCCGACGTCACGAAAGTTGTAGGTGCCGTTCAGGTCGAGCCGTCGATTGGCCCGTTGAACCGGAATAGCCGTTGTCATAGTTGTTCCTGATTCGGATTCTCGTTACCTGGATTTGAATTCTGATTCGTCAGCCGATCAATTCCTGAGCCCGTTGCTGCGCTGCCTGCATCGTCGACTTCGGATCCTTACCGTAGAACACGGATTCTTCGATGGCTCGAGCGAGAATGTCGTCGACCTGGACGTAACTGTTGCCGGGGTACGACTGCCAGGGCTGGATCGAGTCGAGTTGTTTGAGGTTGGGTGCCAGCAGCGGATTTTTGTCAGCCCACGGCTTGAGTGCAGCGGGATCCTGCGTCAGCGACGAACGCAGCGGCAGGTATCCGATCTTGGTAGAGATCTGGGTGTACGCGTGATCGCTGGTCATGAAC
The nucleotide sequence above comes from Rhodococcus sp. KBS0724. Encoded proteins:
- a CDS encoding tyrosine-protein phosphatase; translation: MTTAIPVQRANRRLDLNGTYNFRDVGGYAARGGLTTKWNKLFRSDALHSLSQADREVLRARGLALVIDLRDQEELDKAPNALAGLDLRQFHLPIFENEIDPRKTSLDLAAMYEQAIDRCGVRLARAVRVIAESDDRPILVHCTARQARTGPVSSLRLRWRPSVWITATSSQTIRSPRSCWPVIGHPRWL